One Coffea arabica cultivar ET-39 chromosome 5c, Coffea Arabica ET-39 HiFi, whole genome shotgun sequence DNA window includes the following coding sequences:
- the LOC113690391 gene encoding putative late blight resistance protein homolog R1A-3 isoform X2, producing the protein MDGYIDRVLRDLDILQNNLNKSNSYNPIFSDTIRRMKFLKTFIIFDICWGRCLDVSQESSAERLFNNIGHTVKKFGEDIHTLSMRSESESFSNLIGVSDQLVFDFKRRIGGFHERIVLAYEQSISFGWSFSTFHNIVEFIDLVLQNLVDLHLVRKKSYCAALRAQIQDLEEKLTFLKTFMCFAELGGYNDDFIRLLLHIEAIARNAARLSYMCSFLDEVDEGHSFVCKDVEKCPFHDEFESEYIGKFCHMICKQLEEINPVDIRDGKIYIDALKASNSSASLRTVMMDEHLLNNFNDSLISFIWKLLCCNSNFMDFLKDELQILFSELRFLRSILRMPMEKKNELNEKIGELNEKIGGGWRFSRCILRKPKEKKEDLNERIGALLREAGIIICKLALSRVKGGDVNSLDTKKARHCSHMLVNINKRIKHITDLASVSSRGCLAPCLSINIQKCDKPFSYKLSKTKVTHEVTVGHDDEAKKVSDRLIGGPEQLEIVPIVGMAGLDGKHPGMNEELEILDEHVLLHKLYQKLKGKKYLVVFDDVWDFSIWNDLRCSFPDEMRGSRILITSRFSNVASTVENGGEPLDLRLLTDIESLQLLQKKVFGEEDCPQSLHGPSVEIAKFCKGLPLAIVAVAGIVATLEHDVSAWEEFAKSLTSTVVSLTDTCKKSLELSYENLPHHLKPCLLYFAAFGEDAKIVTRNLIRLWVAEGFVENTDGKKLEDVAEEYMMDLIGRNLVMVSERSSMGGVKASCIHDLLLEFCKSKAKETDFLRVLRGCDELYTFNELRYPPRLSICSSAADFHKSKLFCPHLGSLLCFRQNAGDDFPLADVSFIFRIYKHLTVLNLEHSVLIHKELPTEVESLCRLRYLALRADAMQFVPLSISNLSSLETFYLQSLVEVSLPYTIWDMKKLRHVRVGGRLGARVLPSDNVLENSSPLPDLDTLCYLRLPFNQEGEAMLRRIPNIRRLKIVTADVGEEACFNMSQLDTLESLNIISNHFQGPRNHFELSFPMNLKKLLLSGLNLPWSKISLIEQLPNLEVLKLLCDSLRGRRWELTEGGFPKLRVLTLSDVNVVEWTETDSDATDSSDDYFPCLEQLKLVGELKLEQVPSCLERISTLEMIKVYICGKSDYVGSVISLVRGIEEAQKNYGNQNLKILVDCQAW; encoded by the exons ATGGACGGTTACATTGATCGTGTTTTACGAGATCTGGATATCCTCCAGAACAACCTTAACAAAAGCAATTCGTATAATCCCATCTTTTCAGATACCATCAGGAGGATGAAGTTCCTCAAaacatttattatttttgatatCTGCTGGGGCCGCTGCTTAGATGTGAGTCAGGAGTCTTCTGCAGAACGATTATTTAATAACATTGGTCATACAGTTAAGAAATTTGGGGAAGACATTCACACTCTGTCAATGAGATCAGAAAGTGAGAGTTTCTCAAATCTGATAGGTGTGAGCGATCAATTGGTCTTTGACTTTAAAAGACGGATCGGAGGTTTTCATGAAAGAATCGTGCTTGCGTATGAGCAGAGCATCTCATTCGGATGGTCTTTTTCCACGTTCCACAATATTGTGGAATTCATAGACCTCGTTCTACAAAATCTGGTGGATCTGCATCTAGTTCGTAAAAAGTCTTATTGTGCTGCTTTGCGTGCTCAAATCCAGGACCTTGAAGAAAAGTTAACATTCTTAAAAACTTTCATGTGCTTTGCCGAATTGGGAGGATATAATGACGACTTCATCCGCTTGCTACTTCACATTGAAGCAATAGCTCGGAATGCAGCACGCCTCTCTTACATGTGTTCCTTTCTTGATGAAGTTGATGAAGGGCATTCATTTGTTTGCAAAGATGTAGAAAAGTGTCCCTTCCATGACGAATTTGAGTCAGAATACATTGGTAAGTTCTGCCACATGATCTGTAAACAACTTGAGGAGATCAATCCTGTTGATATTCGAGATGGTAAGATTTACATCGACGCTCTTAAAGCTTCAAACTCCTCAGCATCATTACGTACCGTGATGATGGATGAGCATCTATTGAACAACTTCAATGATTCTCTCATAAGTTTTATCTGGAAGCTGCTATGCTGCAATTCCAACTTCATGGATTTTCTGAAAGATGAATTGCAAATACTCTTTTCAGAACTGAGATTCTTGAGAAGCATTTTAAGGATGCCTATGGAGAAGAAGAATGAGCTAAATGAAAAAATTGGAGAGCTAAATGAAAAAATTGGAGGTGGGTGGAGATTCTCGAGATGCATTTTAAGAAAGCCTAAGGAGAAGAAGGAAGACCTAAATGAAAGAATCGGAGCTCTCCTTCGTGAGGCAGGCATCATAATCTGCAAGCTTGCTCTGAGCAGAGTAAAAGGAGGAGATGTTAACTCCTTAGACACCAAAAAAGCTCGTCATTGTTCTCACATGCTGGTTAATATCAATAAGCGTATCAAGCATATTACAGATTTGGCCAGTGTCTCAAGCAGAGGATGTCTTGCTCCCTGTCTTAGCATCAACATACAAAAATGTGACAAGCCTTTCAGCTATAAGCTATCAAAAACTAAAGTAACCCATGAAGTCACGGTTGGTCATGATGATGAGGCAAAGAAAGTGAGCGATCGACTTATTGGAGGACCAGAACAGTTGGAAATTGTCCCCATTGTGGGAATGGCTGGACTTG ATGGCAAACATCCTGGGATGAATGAAGAGCTCGAAATTCTGGATGAACATGTATTGCTTCATAAGCTATATCAGAAGTTGAAGGGGAAGAAGTATCTCGTTGTCTTTGATGATGTCTGGGACTTCAGCATATGGAATGACTTGAGATGTTCATTCCCAGATGAGATGAGAGGTAGTAGAATCCTCATCACTAGTCGATTTTCTAATGTTGCTTCAACGGTTGAAAATGGTGGGGAACCTCTCGATCTTCGCTTGCTCACTGATATAGAGAGTTTGCAATTATTACAGAAGAAGGTGTTCGGAGAAGAAGATTGTCCTCAATCGCTACATGGACCCAGTGTGGAAATAGCAAAATTCTGCAAGGGATTACCTCTTGCAATTGTTGCCGTAGCTGGAATTGTAGCAACTCTAGAGCATGATGTTTCGGCTTGGGAAGAATTTGCTAAAAGTTTAACTTCCACCGTGGTCTCTCTCACAGACACGTGCAAGAAGTCATTAGAGCTCAGTTATGAAAATTTACCACATCATTTGAAGCCATGCCTTCTTTATTTTGCAGCATTTGGAGAAGATGCAAAGATTGTTACCAGGAATTTGATACGTCTATGGGTTGCTGAAGGGTTTGTGGAGAATACTGACGGAAAGAAGTTAGAGGACGTGGCAGAAGAATATATGATGGACCTTATTGGTCGAAACTTAGTTATGGTAAGCGAACGCAGCTCGATGGGAGGGGTCAAAGCTTCTTGTATTCATGATTTGTTACTTGAGTTTTGCAAGTCCAAAGCCAAAGAGACGGATTTTCTTCGGGTGTTACGAGGATGTGATGAGCTTTATACTTTCAATGAGCTTCGCTACCCACCTCGATTGTCCATTTGCTCCAGTGCAGCAGATTTTCACAAGTCGAAGCTCTTTTGTCCCCATTTAGGGAGTCTGCTATGCTTTCGTCAGAATGCAGGAGACGATTTTCCACTTGCTGATGTCTCGTTCATTTTTCGCATCTACAAGCATCTCACAGTTTTGAATTTAGAGCATAGTGTGCTGATACATAAAGAGCTTCCGACTGAAGTCGAATCACTCTGTCGCTTGAGGTATTTGGCCCTTAGAGCTGATGCCATGCAGTTCGTTCCACTATCTATATCCAATCTCTCGTCCTTGGAAACCTTTTATCTGCAATCTTTGGTGGAAGTTTCATTGCCCTATACCATATGGGATATGAAGAAGCTAAGGCATGTGCGTGTTGGGGGTCGTCTTGGTGCTCGTGTTTTGCCCAGTGATAATGTCCTTGAAAACTCCTCCCCTTTACCTGATTTAGACACGCTTTGCTATCTGAGACTTCCTTTTAATCAAGAAGGAGAAGCCATGCTGAGAAGGATTCCGAATATCCGCCGACTGAAAATTGTGACCGCAGACGTAGGAGAGGAGGCATGCTTCAACATGAGTCAGTTAGATACCCTAGAGTCGCTGAACATAATCTCGAATCACTTCCAAGGtccaagaaatcattttgagcTCTCTTTCCCCATGAATTTAAAAAAGTTGCTCCTTTCTGGATTGAACCTACCCTGGAGTAAAATTTCATTGATTGAACAGCTACCCAATCTAGAGGTCCTGAAATTACTTTGTGATTCATTGCGCGGCAGAAGATGGGAGCTGACCGAAGGAGGATTTCCTAAGCTTAGGGTCTTGACTTTGTCCGATGTAAATGTTGTGGAGTGGACAGAGACAGATAGTGATGCTACTGATAGTAGTGATGATTATTTCCCTTGTCTTGAGCAGTTAAAACTGGTTGGAGAGTTGAAGTTGGAACAGGTCCCTTCTTGTTTAGAGCGGATATCAACTCTTGAAATGATTAAGGTGTACATTTGCGGGAAGAGTGACTATGTCGGATCTGTTATAAGTTTAGTACGAGGCATTGAAGAAGCACAGAAAAACTATGGAAATCAGAATCTGAAGATCCTCGTCGACTGTCAAGCCTGGTAA
- the LOC113690391 gene encoding putative late blight resistance protein homolog R1A-3 isoform X1, translated as MDGYIDRVLRDLDILQNNLNKSNSYNPIFSDTIRRMKFLKTFIIFDICWGRCLDVSQESSAERLFNNIGHTVKKFGEDIHTLSMRSESESFSNLIGVSDQLVFDFKRRIGGFHERIVLAYEQSISFGWSFSTFHNIVEFIDLVLQNLVDLHLVRKKSYCAALRAQIQDLEEKLTFLKTFMCFAELGGYNDDFIRLLLHIEAIARNAARLSYMCSFLDEVDEGHSFVCKDVEKCPFHDEFESEYIGKFCHMICKQLEEINPVDIRDGKIYIDALKASNSSASLRTVMMDEHLLNNFNDSLISFIWKLLCCNSNFMDFLKDELQILFSELRFLRSILRMPMEKKNELNEKIGELNEKIGGGWRFSRCILRKPKEKKEDLNERIGALLREAGIIICKLALSRVKGGDVNSLDTKKARHCSHMLVNINKRIKHITDLASVSSRGCLAPCLSINIQKCDKPFSYKLSKTKVTHEVTVGHDDEAKKVSDRLIGGPEQLEIVPIVGMAGLGKTTLANRAYNDSSIIYNFHIRLWCTVSQVFNMKDLLLQILCSDGKHPGMNEELEILDEHVLLHKLYQKLKGKKYLVVFDDVWDFSIWNDLRCSFPDEMRGSRILITSRFSNVASTVENGGEPLDLRLLTDIESLQLLQKKVFGEEDCPQSLHGPSVEIAKFCKGLPLAIVAVAGIVATLEHDVSAWEEFAKSLTSTVVSLTDTCKKSLELSYENLPHHLKPCLLYFAAFGEDAKIVTRNLIRLWVAEGFVENTDGKKLEDVAEEYMMDLIGRNLVMVSERSSMGGVKASCIHDLLLEFCKSKAKETDFLRVLRGCDELYTFNELRYPPRLSICSSAADFHKSKLFCPHLGSLLCFRQNAGDDFPLADVSFIFRIYKHLTVLNLEHSVLIHKELPTEVESLCRLRYLALRADAMQFVPLSISNLSSLETFYLQSLVEVSLPYTIWDMKKLRHVRVGGRLGARVLPSDNVLENSSPLPDLDTLCYLRLPFNQEGEAMLRRIPNIRRLKIVTADVGEEACFNMSQLDTLESLNIISNHFQGPRNHFELSFPMNLKKLLLSGLNLPWSKISLIEQLPNLEVLKLLCDSLRGRRWELTEGGFPKLRVLTLSDVNVVEWTETDSDATDSSDDYFPCLEQLKLVGELKLEQVPSCLERISTLEMIKVYICGKSDYVGSVISLVRGIEEAQKNYGNQNLKILVDCQAW; from the coding sequence ATGGACGGTTACATTGATCGTGTTTTACGAGATCTGGATATCCTCCAGAACAACCTTAACAAAAGCAATTCGTATAATCCCATCTTTTCAGATACCATCAGGAGGATGAAGTTCCTCAAaacatttattatttttgatatCTGCTGGGGCCGCTGCTTAGATGTGAGTCAGGAGTCTTCTGCAGAACGATTATTTAATAACATTGGTCATACAGTTAAGAAATTTGGGGAAGACATTCACACTCTGTCAATGAGATCAGAAAGTGAGAGTTTCTCAAATCTGATAGGTGTGAGCGATCAATTGGTCTTTGACTTTAAAAGACGGATCGGAGGTTTTCATGAAAGAATCGTGCTTGCGTATGAGCAGAGCATCTCATTCGGATGGTCTTTTTCCACGTTCCACAATATTGTGGAATTCATAGACCTCGTTCTACAAAATCTGGTGGATCTGCATCTAGTTCGTAAAAAGTCTTATTGTGCTGCTTTGCGTGCTCAAATCCAGGACCTTGAAGAAAAGTTAACATTCTTAAAAACTTTCATGTGCTTTGCCGAATTGGGAGGATATAATGACGACTTCATCCGCTTGCTACTTCACATTGAAGCAATAGCTCGGAATGCAGCACGCCTCTCTTACATGTGTTCCTTTCTTGATGAAGTTGATGAAGGGCATTCATTTGTTTGCAAAGATGTAGAAAAGTGTCCCTTCCATGACGAATTTGAGTCAGAATACATTGGTAAGTTCTGCCACATGATCTGTAAACAACTTGAGGAGATCAATCCTGTTGATATTCGAGATGGTAAGATTTACATCGACGCTCTTAAAGCTTCAAACTCCTCAGCATCATTACGTACCGTGATGATGGATGAGCATCTATTGAACAACTTCAATGATTCTCTCATAAGTTTTATCTGGAAGCTGCTATGCTGCAATTCCAACTTCATGGATTTTCTGAAAGATGAATTGCAAATACTCTTTTCAGAACTGAGATTCTTGAGAAGCATTTTAAGGATGCCTATGGAGAAGAAGAATGAGCTAAATGAAAAAATTGGAGAGCTAAATGAAAAAATTGGAGGTGGGTGGAGATTCTCGAGATGCATTTTAAGAAAGCCTAAGGAGAAGAAGGAAGACCTAAATGAAAGAATCGGAGCTCTCCTTCGTGAGGCAGGCATCATAATCTGCAAGCTTGCTCTGAGCAGAGTAAAAGGAGGAGATGTTAACTCCTTAGACACCAAAAAAGCTCGTCATTGTTCTCACATGCTGGTTAATATCAATAAGCGTATCAAGCATATTACAGATTTGGCCAGTGTCTCAAGCAGAGGATGTCTTGCTCCCTGTCTTAGCATCAACATACAAAAATGTGACAAGCCTTTCAGCTATAAGCTATCAAAAACTAAAGTAACCCATGAAGTCACGGTTGGTCATGATGATGAGGCAAAGAAAGTGAGCGATCGACTTATTGGAGGACCAGAACAGTTGGAAATTGTCCCCATTGTGGGAATGGCTGGACTTGGTAAGACAACTTTAGCCAACAGAGCTTACAATGATAGTTCAATTATCTATAATTTCCACATTCGTCTTTGGTGTACTGTTTCACAAGTATTCAACATGAAGGATTTGTTACTTCAAATCTTGTGCTCAGATGGCAAACATCCTGGGATGAATGAAGAGCTCGAAATTCTGGATGAACATGTATTGCTTCATAAGCTATATCAGAAGTTGAAGGGGAAGAAGTATCTCGTTGTCTTTGATGATGTCTGGGACTTCAGCATATGGAATGACTTGAGATGTTCATTCCCAGATGAGATGAGAGGTAGTAGAATCCTCATCACTAGTCGATTTTCTAATGTTGCTTCAACGGTTGAAAATGGTGGGGAACCTCTCGATCTTCGCTTGCTCACTGATATAGAGAGTTTGCAATTATTACAGAAGAAGGTGTTCGGAGAAGAAGATTGTCCTCAATCGCTACATGGACCCAGTGTGGAAATAGCAAAATTCTGCAAGGGATTACCTCTTGCAATTGTTGCCGTAGCTGGAATTGTAGCAACTCTAGAGCATGATGTTTCGGCTTGGGAAGAATTTGCTAAAAGTTTAACTTCCACCGTGGTCTCTCTCACAGACACGTGCAAGAAGTCATTAGAGCTCAGTTATGAAAATTTACCACATCATTTGAAGCCATGCCTTCTTTATTTTGCAGCATTTGGAGAAGATGCAAAGATTGTTACCAGGAATTTGATACGTCTATGGGTTGCTGAAGGGTTTGTGGAGAATACTGACGGAAAGAAGTTAGAGGACGTGGCAGAAGAATATATGATGGACCTTATTGGTCGAAACTTAGTTATGGTAAGCGAACGCAGCTCGATGGGAGGGGTCAAAGCTTCTTGTATTCATGATTTGTTACTTGAGTTTTGCAAGTCCAAAGCCAAAGAGACGGATTTTCTTCGGGTGTTACGAGGATGTGATGAGCTTTATACTTTCAATGAGCTTCGCTACCCACCTCGATTGTCCATTTGCTCCAGTGCAGCAGATTTTCACAAGTCGAAGCTCTTTTGTCCCCATTTAGGGAGTCTGCTATGCTTTCGTCAGAATGCAGGAGACGATTTTCCACTTGCTGATGTCTCGTTCATTTTTCGCATCTACAAGCATCTCACAGTTTTGAATTTAGAGCATAGTGTGCTGATACATAAAGAGCTTCCGACTGAAGTCGAATCACTCTGTCGCTTGAGGTATTTGGCCCTTAGAGCTGATGCCATGCAGTTCGTTCCACTATCTATATCCAATCTCTCGTCCTTGGAAACCTTTTATCTGCAATCTTTGGTGGAAGTTTCATTGCCCTATACCATATGGGATATGAAGAAGCTAAGGCATGTGCGTGTTGGGGGTCGTCTTGGTGCTCGTGTTTTGCCCAGTGATAATGTCCTTGAAAACTCCTCCCCTTTACCTGATTTAGACACGCTTTGCTATCTGAGACTTCCTTTTAATCAAGAAGGAGAAGCCATGCTGAGAAGGATTCCGAATATCCGCCGACTGAAAATTGTGACCGCAGACGTAGGAGAGGAGGCATGCTTCAACATGAGTCAGTTAGATACCCTAGAGTCGCTGAACATAATCTCGAATCACTTCCAAGGtccaagaaatcattttgagcTCTCTTTCCCCATGAATTTAAAAAAGTTGCTCCTTTCTGGATTGAACCTACCCTGGAGTAAAATTTCATTGATTGAACAGCTACCCAATCTAGAGGTCCTGAAATTACTTTGTGATTCATTGCGCGGCAGAAGATGGGAGCTGACCGAAGGAGGATTTCCTAAGCTTAGGGTCTTGACTTTGTCCGATGTAAATGTTGTGGAGTGGACAGAGACAGATAGTGATGCTACTGATAGTAGTGATGATTATTTCCCTTGTCTTGAGCAGTTAAAACTGGTTGGAGAGTTGAAGTTGGAACAGGTCCCTTCTTGTTTAGAGCGGATATCAACTCTTGAAATGATTAAGGTGTACATTTGCGGGAAGAGTGACTATGTCGGATCTGTTATAAGTTTAGTACGAGGCATTGAAGAAGCACAGAAAAACTATGGAAATCAGAATCTGAAGATCCTCGTCGACTGTCAAGCCTGGTAA
- the LOC140007376 gene encoding uncharacterized protein: MNSITHFSPPHELRREEMVIRSYEKCKLCQQEVLPGVVYRCERPKYLVHRSCAELPWHLRHPFHPDHTLTQFDIAPDSKSCSVCDDHFGGCAYRCSECEFVLNLPCAALTPSRIRGPELKINHQHPVTAFDKPTDHKYSCFICGEPFGYYQAIYFCLEYKRLMHESCFTIPQTQIERPFHRCKHSTTLTFLPRTLSDRFCNLCGQWPSPHFLFQCSSCDYCEDLDCAKLVPTVMDSDRPDHGYIEVKHTSHNHRLIQCNSIKNFKRNCSGCGLPFDDSIYVCLHCRALLHESCANMPEKVIHSFHPQPQHCLTLFDRSSSLLYASVFCRACGDVPKNLIYMCQKCNFSLDIKCATAKHPLIRSKIHQHDLAYFNYTTKVGFSCNTCHRYSSNSKYFFRCVECNFNVHAYCYPSLPETIKHDCHLDPLTLTTSPIKDKPDEGENAEFIAMLVKKEEIWLILLIIAKNILPQLREEFADSAVRSENLQLETSMTVVSGEKLRRGGDSEASGNEEAKLTQTRTDLIPQASATTEGVQNKNEGTGHKLNEEIALLENGMDALAREIVELEGKLRELKHRQMEQRATLQSKQFMRDVRFGKKISPWWVDVRKT; this comes from the exons ATGAACAGCATTACTCATTTTAGCCCTCCACATGAGCTTAGGCGAGAGGAAATGGTTATACGGAGTTACGAGAAATGTAAATTGTGTCAGCAAGAGGTTCTTCCAGGAGTGGTATATAGGTGTGAGAGACCTAAATACTTGGTTCATAGAAGCTGTGCTGAACTTCCATGGCATCTGAGGCATCCCTTTCATCCTGATCACACTCTTACTCAATTTGACATCGCACCTGACTCCAAAAGTTGCAGTGTTTGTGATGACCATTTTGGGGGCTGCGCTTACCGGTGCTCTGAATGTGAATTCGTATTGAATCTTCCTTGTGCTGCCTTGACACCTTCCAGGATTAGGGGTCCAGAACTCAAAATTAATCATCAGCATCCCGTTACTGCTTTTGATAAACCAACAGACCACAAGTATTCCTGCTTTATTTGTGGCGAACCTTTTGGATATTATCAAGCTATCTACTTTTGCTTGGAATACAAACGTTTGATGCATGAATCATGCTTCACAATTCCACAAACACAAATCGAGCGTCCCTTCCACCGCTGTAAACACTCAACCACCTTGACCTTTCTGCCTCGTACTCTTTCGGACAGGTTCTGCAATCTTTGCGGTCAATGGCCAAGTCCGCATTTTTTATTCCAATGTTCCTCGTGTGACTACTGTGAAGACCTTGATTGTGCCAAGTTGGTGCCAACGGTCATGGACTCCGACAGACCTGATCATGGATACATAGAAGTTAAACATACAAGCCACAACCATCGTTTGATTCAATGTAACAGCATAAAGAATTTCAAACGTAACTGCTCTGGTTGTGGACTACCATTCGATGATTCCATTTACGTTTGCCTTCATTGCCGTGCATTGCTACATGAATCGTGTGCTAACATGCCCGAGAAGGTCATACACTCTTTTCACCCTCAACCTCAACATTGCCTTACCCTTTTTGATCGTAGTTCGAGTCTCCTTTATGCTTCCGTTTTCTGTCGTGCTTGTGGTGATGTCCCTAAAAACCTCATTTACATGTGTCAGAAGTGTAATTTTAGCTTGGACATTAAATGTGCTACTGCAAAGCACCCCTTAATTAGGTCTAAAATTCATCAGCATGATCTTGCCTACTTCAACTACACAACCAAGGTGGGTTTCAGCTGCAATACTTGTCATAGATATAGCAGCAATAGCAAGTATTTCTTTCGGTGTGTGGAGTGCAATTTCAATGTTCATGCCTACTGCTACCCATCATTGCCAGAAACCATCAAGCACGATTGCCATTTGGATCCTCTTACCCTGACTACTTCCCCGATTAAGGACAAGCCAGATGAGGGTGAGAATGCAGAATTTATTGCAATGCTTGTGAAGAAAGAAGAGATTTGGCTGATCCTACTTATTATTGCGAAGAAT ATCCTACCTCAACTGCGGGAAGAGTTTGCCGACTCGGCAGTCAGGTCTGAAAATCTCCAGTTGGAGACATCTATGACTGTCGTCTCAGGAGAAAAGCTTAGAAGAGGAGGAGATTCTGAAGCTAGTGGAAACGAAGAAGCTAAGCTTACACAAACTAGGACGGACTTGATCCCTCAAGCTAGTGCTACAACTGAAGGTGTTCAAAACAAGAATGAGGGTACTGGTCACAAACTGAATGAAGAGATTGCACTACTTGAAAACGGGATGGATGCGCTAGCAAGAGAAATAGTCGAACTTGAAGGAAAGCTCAGGGAACTAAAGCATAGACAAATGGAGCAACGTGCAACTCTGCAGAGCAAACAATTCATGAGAGACGTTCGATTCGGGAAAAAGATCTCTCCATGGTGGGTGGATGTCCGCAAAACATAG